One window of the Lytechinus variegatus isolate NC3 chromosome 3, Lvar_3.0, whole genome shotgun sequence genome contains the following:
- the LOC121412161 gene encoding cholinesterase 2-like gives MDKVQLFSFSVNIVILIAGHARGQGPQITLPGPSNTVLRGTYVTFNESEYLNVDITIEAFLGIPYAEPSVGDLRFRNPVKKGDLGMFYLADRDRSTCAQVNGGENEDCLYLGVHTSSPRPRNASVMVWLHGGAFTLGGGSWTAYDPYPLIAISPDLIVVNINYRLGVLGFLTTGDDASVGNFGMHDQVMALQWVQENIAAFGGDPRRVTIMGESAGAASVGLHLLSPLSQGLFRHAIMESGNALCPWAVDTNITRQVGFTKEIADRVNCSTTDNEDLVECLRNTDVIVLLRTQALLVGQNLFNELLFVPVVDGSFLPDIPIDMIKREEFHKVPTLLGTNEDEGTLIALRAYPIYLRRTDPPTMTIQEFRESLPNYLYYYTPMLASAVEQWYIDWSLADNSSADQLEAFVRLNTDQVFSCSTEIMARALEGSQAIVYRYEMTHDPSRSIWGDKPGWMRAGHGEEVQYVFGWGIKSRRNQPQTHEEKLMSIQVMQYWTNFIQNGDPNDPAPTNNLPFWPRYTIPDQEYKKLSLSMDNGRAMRMDSCSFWMNYAPTLYNQDSPEDMYQEWKQDYEHWRDVDMVEWNEVFNDYVNDCNAP, from the exons ATGGATAAAGTACAACTTTTTAGTTTCTCAGTGAATATTGTAATACTGATTGCAGGACATGCACGGGGTCAAGGGCCACAGATTACCCTTCCTGGACCATCAAATACTGTCCTTCGAGGAACTTACGTAACTTTTAATGAATCGGAGTATCTTAATGTGGATATTACCATCGAGGCTTTCCTGGGTATACCGTATGCTGAACCATCTGTAGGAGACCTACGGTTCAGAAACCCAGTCAAGAAAGGAGATCTTGGAATGTTTTATCTGGCAGACAGGGATAGGTCGACTTGTGCTCAAGTGAATGGAGGTGAAAATGAAGATTGTCTCTATCTTGGAGTGCATACATCGTCACCTCGG CCTAGAAATGCATCTGTCATGGTGTGGTTACATGGAGGTGCGTTCACACTGGGAGGAGGTTCGTGGACAGCTTACGACCCTTATCCTCTTATTGCTATCTCACCTGACCTCATTGTCGTCAATATCAATTACCGCCTTGGTGTGCTTGGCTTTCTTACAACAG GCGACGACGCCTCAGTCGGTAACTTTGGAATGCATGATCAAGTGATGGCTCTCCAGTGGGTGCAAGAAAACATTGCAG CGTTTGGTGGTGATCCTAGGAGGGTGACGATCATGGGAGAGAGCGCCGGCGCCGCCAGCGTAGGTCTTCATCTTTTATCCCCTCTTTCCCAGGGACTTTTCCGCCACGCCATAATGGAG AGTGGAAACGCCCTATGTCCATGGGCAGTTGATACCAACATCACAAGGCAGGTCGGTTTCACAAAAGAGATTGCAGACAGGGTCAATTGTTCTACTACCGACAACGAAGACCTGGTTGAATGCTTGAGAAATACCGATGTTATTGTCCTGTTGAGAACACAGGCACTT TTGGTTGGACAAAATCTATTCAATGAACTCCTCTTCGTTCCAGTGGTTGACGGATCATTCCTCCCTGATATTCCTATTGACATGATCAAACGAGAGGAATTCCACAAAGTACCAACCCTACTAGGTACGAATGAAGACGAAGGGACTCTTATAGCACTCCGAGCTTATCCCATATACTTGAGAAGGACGGATCCACCTACTATGACCATCCAGGAATTCAGAGAATCTTTACCAAATTACCTATATTATTACACACCCATGCTTGCGTCTGCTGTGGAGCAATGGTACATTGACTGGAGTTTGGCGGATAACTCGTCAGCTGATCAGCTTGAAGCTTTTGTTCGTTTGAACACCGATCAG gtATTTTCGTGTTCGACTGAAATAATGGCCCGTGCTTTGGAAGGAAGTCAAGCCATTGTATACCGGTACGAGATGACCCATGATCCATCTCGTTCAATCTGGGGTGACAAACCCGGTTGGATGAGGGCAGGACATGGTGAAGAAGTTCAGTATGTCTTCGGTTGGGGTATCAAAAGCAGACGTAACCAGCCTCAGACACACGAAGAGAAACTTATGTCAATACAGGTTATGCAATATTGGACGAATTTTATCCAGAATGG TGACCCAAACGACCCCGCCCCAACAAACAATCTTCCATTCTGGCCAAGATACACAATTCCTGATCAAGAATACAAGAAATTATCACTGAGCATGGATAATGGTCGAGCTATGAGAATGGACTCTTGTTCATTCTGGATGAACTACGCTCCTACCTTGTACAATCAAG aTAGCCCCGAAGATATGTATCAAGAGTGGAAACAAGATTATGAACATTGGAGAGACGTTGATATGGTCGAATGGAATGAAGTATTCAATGATTACGTCAATGACTGCAATGCTCCGTGA